A region of Solibacillus isronensis DNA encodes the following proteins:
- a CDS encoding small-conductance mechanosensitive channel encodes MVVLERHTTVASPTKNEKNFATFHSQAHFWGRLTIWGVIICTIALPLYLSFGLGYHPGWSVILTGFLSYGAVVAIIWFVEPISYYPILGVSGTYLAFLTGNIGNMCLPSASIAQSIVKAEPGTRKGEVTATLAISAASIVNTTMLIAVILGGSYLINALPESIRASFSFVLPAIFGGVLAQFALKKPVWGIVAIGLGVFAALGPVPQSFQTFICIAGTVIFAIILEKMKASEQAS; translated from the coding sequence ATGGTCGTTTTAGAGCGTCACACAACAGTTGCTTCACCTACAAAGAACGAGAAAAATTTTGCAACTTTCCATAGTCAAGCACATTTCTGGGGTCGTCTTACTATTTGGGGTGTCATCATTTGTACGATTGCCCTTCCCCTCTATTTATCATTTGGTCTTGGGTACCATCCAGGATGGTCTGTAATTTTAACAGGTTTTTTAAGTTACGGGGCCGTTGTAGCAATCATCTGGTTTGTAGAGCCAATTAGCTACTACCCTATATTAGGTGTGTCGGGTACGTATTTGGCCTTTCTAACAGGTAATATCGGGAATATGTGCTTACCTAGCGCATCTATTGCCCAATCCATCGTGAAAGCAGAGCCAGGAACGCGCAAAGGGGAAGTTACAGCGACATTAGCGATTTCTGCAGCTTCAATTGTGAATACAACAATGCTAATTGCTGTAATTTTAGGTGGTTCTTACTTAATTAATGCGCTGCCGGAGTCAATCCGCGCGAGCTTCAGCTTTGTATTGCCTGCTATTTTTGGAGGAGTGCTCGCACAGTTTGCCCTTAAAAAGCCTGTTTGGGGAATTGTTGCAATTGGATTAGGTGTTTTCGCGGCACTTGGCCCAGTACCACAGTCGTTCCAAACATTTATTTGTATTGCAGGAACAGTCATCTTTGCCATTATTCTTGAAAAAATGAAAGCGAGTGAACAAGCATCATGA
- a CDS encoding DNA topoisomerase III yields the protein MVKSLVLAEKPSVARDIANVLKCHKKGNGFLEGDKYIVTWALGHLVTLADPESYDEKYKKWDLADLPMLPERLKLTTIKQTSKQYNAVKSQLTRNDVNEIIIATDAGREGELVARWIIERAKVNKPVKRLWISSVTDKAIKEGFANLKPGKAYENLYYAAVARSEADWYIGLNASRALSTKFNAQLNTGRVQTPVVAMVAAREDEIKNFKPQTYYGIEAQTKELKLTWQDQNGNARSFDKEKIDKIVHTLDKQNAKVIDIERKPKKTFSPGLYDLTELQRDANKLFGYSAKETLNIMQKLYESHKVLTYPRTDSRYLSSDIVSTLPERLKACSVGEYRTLANKVLTKPIKASKSFVDDSKVSDHHAIIPTEEYVNFANFNDKERKIYDLVVKRFLAVLFPAHEYEQLTVQAEIGKEKFIARGKTVISAGWKEVYSNRFDDEETSEDVKEQLLPRLEKGQVLNVTLLAQTSGQTKPPARFTEATILTAMENPAKYMNTQNKALADTLKSTGGLGTVATRADIIDKLFNSFLIEKRGKDIHITSKGRQLLDLVPNELKSPETTAQWEQKLEQIAKGKLKKDVFINEMKQHTKAIVADIKNSDKKFKHDNISTKSCPDCGKPMLEVNGKKGKMLVCQDRECGHRKNVSRVTNARCPQCKKKLELHGQGEGQIFVCKCGYREKLSAFEARRKKEGGGKVDKRSVQKYLKQQEKEVEPINNAFADLLKGMKFDE from the coding sequence ATGGTTAAAAGCTTAGTACTAGCAGAGAAACCTTCAGTTGCACGGGATATTGCGAATGTGCTGAAGTGTCATAAAAAAGGTAATGGATTTTTAGAAGGAGACAAATATATCGTCACATGGGCTTTAGGACATTTAGTAACGCTGGCAGATCCGGAAAGCTACGACGAGAAATATAAGAAGTGGGATTTAGCAGATTTACCGATGCTGCCCGAACGTCTGAAACTAACAACAATCAAGCAGACAAGCAAACAGTACAATGCCGTAAAATCACAGCTTACACGTAATGATGTTAATGAAATTATTATTGCAACAGATGCCGGTCGTGAAGGAGAACTTGTTGCACGCTGGATTATTGAACGCGCAAAAGTAAATAAACCGGTTAAACGTCTATGGATTTCTTCGGTTACCGATAAAGCGATTAAAGAAGGCTTTGCGAATTTAAAGCCAGGGAAAGCATATGAAAATCTATATTATGCAGCGGTTGCCCGAAGTGAAGCTGACTGGTATATCGGACTGAACGCAAGTCGCGCATTATCGACGAAATTTAATGCACAGCTTAATACAGGTCGTGTACAAACACCGGTTGTTGCAATGGTTGCCGCTCGTGAAGATGAAATAAAGAATTTCAAACCTCAAACGTATTACGGAATCGAAGCTCAAACGAAAGAGCTGAAATTGACATGGCAGGATCAAAACGGCAATGCACGCAGTTTTGATAAAGAAAAGATCGACAAAATCGTTCATACATTAGATAAGCAAAATGCGAAAGTCATCGATATTGAACGTAAACCGAAAAAGACATTTTCTCCTGGACTTTATGATTTAACTGAATTACAACGTGATGCGAATAAGCTATTCGGATATTCAGCAAAAGAAACGTTGAATATTATGCAAAAGCTATATGAATCACATAAAGTGCTCACATACCCGCGTACGGATTCACGTTATCTTTCATCCGATATTGTCAGCACATTACCTGAGCGTTTGAAAGCTTGTTCTGTAGGGGAATATCGTACGTTAGCAAACAAAGTACTAACAAAGCCGATTAAAGCAAGTAAATCGTTTGTTGATGATAGTAAAGTATCCGATCACCATGCGATTATTCCGACTGAAGAATATGTGAATTTTGCGAACTTCAATGATAAAGAGCGTAAAATTTACGATCTGGTTGTAAAACGTTTCCTTGCAGTTCTTTTCCCTGCACATGAGTATGAGCAATTAACAGTTCAAGCCGAAATCGGGAAAGAGAAATTTATCGCACGCGGTAAGACGGTTATTTCTGCTGGGTGGAAAGAAGTATACTCGAATCGTTTTGATGACGAGGAAACTTCAGAGGATGTGAAGGAACAGCTGTTGCCGCGTCTTGAAAAAGGACAAGTGCTAAACGTGACATTGCTTGCCCAAACATCTGGACAAACAAAACCGCCAGCGCGTTTTACAGAGGCGACAATACTGACAGCGATGGAAAATCCGGCGAAATATATGAACACGCAAAACAAAGCGCTTGCCGATACATTAAAATCGACAGGTGGGCTAGGGACTGTTGCGACACGTGCCGATATTATCGATAAATTGTTCAATTCGTTCCTTATCGAGAAGCGTGGAAAAGACATTCATATTACGTCAAAAGGCCGCCAGCTGCTGGATTTGGTACCGAATGAACTAAAATCTCCGGAAACAACGGCACAATGGGAGCAAAAGCTTGAGCAAATTGCTAAGGGCAAGCTGAAAAAAGATGTCTTCATTAATGAAATGAAGCAGCATACAAAAGCAATCGTTGCCGATATTAAAAACAGCGATAAAAAGTTCAAGCATGATAATATTTCAACGAAGTCCTGCCCGGATTGCGGAAAGCCAATGCTTGAAGTAAACGGGAAAAAAGGAAAAATGCTCGTATGCCAGGACCGTGAGTGCGGTCACCGCAAAAATGTCTCGCGTGTAACGAATGCCCGTTGTCCGCAATGTAAGAAAAAGCTGGAGCTGCACGGACAAGGTGAAGGCCAAATTTTCGTATGTAAGTGCGGTTACCGCGAAAAATTATCCGCATTCGAAGCGCGCCGTAAAAAAGAAGGCGGCGGTAAAGTTGATAAACGCAGTGTTCAAAAATATTTGAAGCAGCAAGAAAAAGAAGTAGAGCCAATTAATAACGCATTTGCGGATTTGTTAAAAGGCATGAAATTTGATGAGTAA
- a CDS encoding MarR family winged helix-turn-helix transcriptional regulator, translating into MTFFLQLHRFHKRYMQRLTSMLAGHELSNANWSLMQYLANEELATMSQIAKYWDVEKPTVSANVKTLTKRELIQLKQGNDRREKYISLTEKGEKLYENISPEIKFLQDQLLNNLTDEQQELFKKALSDMEKILKEGLE; encoded by the coding sequence ATGACTTTCTTTTTACAATTGCACCGTTTTCATAAACGTTATATGCAGCGTCTTACTAGTATGCTGGCAGGGCATGAACTTTCCAATGCCAACTGGTCTTTGATGCAATATTTGGCGAATGAAGAGCTGGCTACAATGAGTCAAATCGCGAAATATTGGGATGTCGAGAAGCCAACTGTTTCTGCAAATGTTAAGACATTGACGAAACGAGAGCTTATCCAACTGAAACAAGGCAATGACAGACGTGAAAAATATATAAGTTTGACGGAAAAAGGAGAAAAATTGTATGAAAATATTTCCCCGGAAATTAAATTTCTACAAGATCAGCTATTAAATAACCTGACAGACGAACAACAGGAGCTTTTCAAAAAAGCGCTGTCTGATATGGAGAAAATATTGAAAGAAGGGCTAGAATGA
- a CDS encoding cold-shock protein, which yields MQQGTVKWFNSEKGFGFIEVEGGNDVFVHFSAIQGEGFKTLDEGQKVEFDVEEGNRGPQATNVTKL from the coding sequence ATGCAACAAGGTACAGTAAAATGGTTTAACTCAGAAAAAGGTTTCGGTTTCATCGAAGTTGAAGGCGGTAACGATGTATTCGTACACTTCTCAGCTATCCAAGGCGAAGGTTTCAAAACTTTAGACGAAGGTCAAAAAGTTGAATTCGACGTTGAAGAAGGCAACCGTGGCCCACAAGCTACTAACGTAACAAAACTTTAA
- a CDS encoding SET domain-containing protein: MMHPHTEIQFVSEQVGVGVFATKLIPKGTIVWIKDGLDLMLTEEFIESLGDLQKADVYKYAYLETDGIYVLHWDHAKYMNHSFKPNCVDTAYNFQMAAKDIQPGEQLTCDYGTLKGVEDFECISEEGTSRTKVTANDYLTYYEEWDEMARDTFKYFNAVEQPLKYLINKQYVNKVNAVANGTAPIDSILTLY; the protein is encoded by the coding sequence ATGATGCATCCACATACAGAAATTCAATTTGTCAGTGAGCAGGTAGGCGTCGGTGTCTTTGCAACTAAACTAATCCCTAAAGGGACGATTGTTTGGATTAAAGATGGCCTTGACTTGATGCTGACAGAGGAGTTTATCGAAAGCCTTGGTGATTTGCAAAAAGCGGATGTCTATAAATATGCGTACTTAGAAACTGACGGTATCTATGTCCTTCATTGGGATCACGCAAAATATATGAATCACAGTTTCAAACCAAATTGTGTCGATACAGCTTATAATTTTCAAATGGCCGCAAAAGACATTCAACCTGGCGAGCAATTAACATGTGATTATGGAACTTTAAAAGGTGTTGAGGATTTTGAGTGCATCTCTGAGGAAGGCACATCGAGAACTAAAGTAACGGCAAATGACTATTTAACCTATTATGAAGAATGGGATGAAATGGCACGGGATACATTCAAATATTTCAATGCCGTAGAGCAGCCGTTAAAGTATTTAATCAACAAGCAATACGTTAACAAAGTGAATGCCGTTGCGAATGGTACTGCGCCAATAGATTCGATTCTTACGCTATATTAG
- a CDS encoding undecaprenyl-diphosphate phosphatase, giving the protein MENFDLILVLKHFIIGIVQGLTEPIPVSSSGHVMIVSELLGMGEQGFTFAILTNTASLIAIMFIYREDIIRLITGFLLYIKTRNARYRTDFNFALYVIIGSIPAGVLGVLLSDVIADSVSMTTIAIMLFVTGIALWLIRNLRGTKRDGDLSAKDALLVGFGQAVALTPGISRSGATIISAIAVGMKQETALRFSFMLYIPVSLGGVVLGFTDFLDEPNKMDLAIPYTVTFLATLFMTYFAMRWFMGIMKNGKLHYFTYYCFLVGILLLIFF; this is encoded by the coding sequence ATGGAAAATTTTGATTTAATTTTAGTGTTAAAGCATTTTATTATCGGTATTGTCCAAGGCTTAACTGAACCAATTCCGGTGTCATCAAGCGGGCATGTCATGATTGTAAGTGAACTTCTGGGAATGGGTGAACAGGGCTTTACATTCGCGATTCTAACGAATACGGCATCATTGATTGCGATTATGTTTATTTACCGTGAAGATATTATTCGATTAATTACTGGATTTTTACTGTATATTAAAACACGAAATGCGCGATACCGTACAGACTTTAATTTTGCACTGTATGTCATTATCGGTTCGATTCCAGCAGGTGTTTTAGGTGTTTTGCTGAGTGATGTTATTGCAGATAGTGTGAGCATGACGACGATTGCGATTATGCTGTTTGTGACAGGTATTGCCTTATGGTTAATTCGAAATTTACGCGGAACGAAACGTGATGGGGATTTATCAGCAAAGGATGCCTTATTAGTAGGTTTTGGGCAGGCTGTAGCATTAACACCGGGAATTAGCCGGTCAGGTGCAACAATTATTTCCGCAATTGCTGTTGGAATGAAACAGGAGACGGCACTGCGTTTCTCATTCATGCTGTATATTCCGGTAAGTTTAGGTGGTGTCGTATTAGGGTTTACGGACTTCCTCGATGAGCCAAACAAAATGGATTTAGCCATTCCGTATACAGTTACATTCCTTGCGACATTGTTTATGACATATTTCGCTATGCGATGGTTCATGGGGATTATGAAAAACGGAAAGCTCCACTACTTCACGTATTACTGCTTTTTAGTAGGTATTTTATTATTAATATTCTTTTAA
- a CDS encoding MFS transporter has translation MKEIKEPIWTKDFIIVSIINFVSILMFFLLMVTISSYAVDTYHVSTSIAGLVSSIFIIGSLIGRLGAGRLIGNIGPQKMLLIGLVLFFFTTTLYLMEWGVVYLLIIRLLQGIAVGTIGTATGTIVAMILPISRKGEGIGYFSLSAVLATAIGPFVGMFMLKLENGFDVIFYMNTGLSLMLLIAYFFVKISLPPVNKQNGQQTEKLSFIEKFIEPKALPISFIALLIGFAYSGVMTFITFYAREINLVEAASYFFLAYAGIVIISRPFTGKLMDVRGPNVIVYPCLAVFAVGMLLFSQASAGWMLLVAAVLIGFGYGNFNSIAQAIAVKVTEPHRFGLATSTYFILYDLGLGVGPFILGMIEPHTTYRTIFVSMIPLILICIPLYYLLVGRKQRLA, from the coding sequence ATGAAGGAAATAAAAGAACCTATATGGACGAAAGATTTTATTATTGTATCGATCATTAACTTTGTATCCATTTTAATGTTCTTTCTTTTAATGGTGACTATTTCAAGTTATGCAGTAGATACATACCATGTTTCTACAAGTATTGCGGGGCTTGTTTCGAGTATTTTTATTATCGGTTCATTGATCGGCCGGTTAGGGGCTGGGCGTCTTATCGGCAATATCGGGCCACAGAAGATGCTTTTAATTGGCCTTGTCTTATTTTTTTTTACAACAACACTCTATTTAATGGAGTGGGGCGTTGTCTATTTATTGATCATCCGCCTATTGCAAGGGATTGCAGTCGGGACGATCGGGACAGCGACAGGTACGATTGTTGCTATGATTTTACCGATCTCACGTAAAGGAGAAGGGATTGGATACTTTAGTCTTAGCGCGGTTCTGGCAACAGCCATTGGTCCATTCGTCGGCATGTTCATGCTGAAGCTTGAAAATGGCTTTGATGTCATTTTCTATATGAACACCGGTCTTTCGCTTATGTTACTAATTGCTTATTTCTTTGTTAAAATCTCTTTACCACCAGTGAACAAGCAAAATGGGCAACAGACAGAGAAGTTATCGTTTATCGAAAAATTTATTGAACCAAAAGCGCTTCCGATTTCATTTATTGCCTTATTAATCGGTTTTGCGTACTCTGGCGTCATGACGTTTATTACGTTTTATGCAAGAGAAATCAACTTAGTGGAAGCGGCAAGCTATTTCTTCTTGGCATATGCAGGAATTGTCATTATTTCCCGCCCGTTTACAGGGAAATTAATGGATGTTCGCGGTCCCAACGTGATTGTATACCCATGTCTTGCTGTATTCGCAGTAGGAATGCTGCTGTTTAGCCAGGCATCTGCAGGCTGGATGCTGTTAGTAGCAGCTGTCCTAATTGGTTTTGGCTACGGGAACTTCAATTCCATTGCTCAAGCAATTGCGGTTAAAGTAACGGAGCCTCATCGATTTGGCTTAGCAACATCGACATATTTTATTTTGTACGATTTAGGATTAGGGGTAGGGCCTTTTATTCTTGGAATGATCGAACCCCATACAACATACCGAACAATCTTCGTTTCCATGATTCCGCTAATTCTTATTTGTATCCCGCTTTACTATTTATTAGTAGGAAGAAAGCAAAGGCTAGCGTAA
- a CDS encoding DUF5058 family protein, producing MIIASEIMDHPVLWIIAFVVVLIVIFQAIVFIRISKKVAPEVGLTNKEVSSIIRTGAISSLGPSFAIIIVAISLITLIGEPTTMMRIGIVGSAPIETVGASLGAEAAGEQLSDKSFSAQAFTAAAWTMCLGGMGWLLVTALFTKSLGRLQSKLTSGGGNRAKWLSVVSTAAMIGAFGYFGGGQIAKGMNETIIFLVALLVMPAIMWAAHRFNQNWLREWSLGLVILIGMSVGYFLI from the coding sequence TTGATCATAGCATCAGAAATTATGGATCATCCGGTTTTATGGATTATAGCATTTGTCGTAGTGCTCATCGTGATTTTCCAAGCTATTGTCTTTATACGTATTTCGAAAAAAGTTGCACCGGAAGTCGGCTTAACGAATAAGGAAGTGTCTTCGATTATTCGAACAGGTGCAATTAGTTCACTCGGTCCGTCATTTGCCATTATCATTGTTGCCATTTCTTTAATAACTTTAATTGGTGAACCAACAACAATGATGCGAATTGGTATTGTCGGATCCGCACCAATCGAAACAGTAGGAGCTAGTCTCGGGGCCGAAGCGGCGGGTGAACAGTTAAGTGATAAAAGCTTCTCAGCACAAGCGTTCACAGCAGCAGCGTGGACAATGTGTTTAGGTGGCATGGGCTGGTTGCTTGTAACAGCTTTATTCACCAAATCACTTGGCCGTCTTCAAAGTAAGTTAACGAGCGGTGGCGGCAACCGTGCAAAGTGGTTAAGTGTCGTTTCGACTGCAGCAATGATTGGTGCTTTCGGTTATTTTGGTGGAGGCCAAATCGCAAAAGGCATGAATGAAACGATTATTTTTTTAGTCGCTTTATTGGTAATGCCAGCTATTATGTGGGCAGCACATCGTTTCAACCAAAACTGGCTACGTGAATGGTCGCTTGGATTAGTTATTTTGATTGGTATGAGCGTCGGGTATTTCTTAATTTAA
- a CDS encoding amidohydrolase, translating into MTIKQQLMDKLAARNDEMIAIRRHLHENPELSFEEQQTAQYITDFYENKDVTIHRNVGNGYGIIVEIQGSHPGPVIGIRADFDALPIEEETDVPFKSKKPGVMHACGHDGHTAYLLILADCLIQLKDELHGTVKIIHQHAEEKPPGGAKSMMASGLLDDCKIIIGAHLFPTFKVGHIGYRAGAAMAGRSFFKLVVHGTGGHGSSPHLANDAIVAASNFVTTVQTVISRRLNPYDMGVVTIGSFDGKGTFNVIKDAVTLEGDVRYMNDTVHATIEKEIKRLVDGLEVQFGVTCMLTYEKDYPPLVNDKDLTNFVVETLEASEQEEIIVIEEAPLFSGSEDFAYYALAKPSTFYYIGCQPTYLDVPYMNHHPKFDIDERALLVAAKAGAEVVAKYCLK; encoded by the coding sequence ATGACAATTAAACAACAGTTAATGGATAAGTTAGCAGCTCGGAACGATGAGATGATCGCAATTCGCCGTCATCTGCATGAAAATCCGGAACTCTCATTTGAAGAACAGCAAACGGCGCAATATATCACAGATTTCTATGAAAATAAAGACGTAACAATTCATCGAAATGTCGGCAATGGCTACGGAATTATTGTAGAAATTCAAGGCAGTCATCCGGGGCCTGTCATCGGAATACGTGCAGATTTTGATGCTTTACCAATTGAAGAAGAAACAGATGTCCCATTCAAGTCGAAAAAACCAGGTGTCATGCACGCTTGCGGTCATGACGGTCATACCGCATATTTGCTTATTTTAGCGGACTGTCTTATTCAATTAAAAGATGAACTTCATGGAACAGTAAAAATTATTCATCAGCATGCAGAGGAAAAACCCCCTGGTGGTGCCAAAAGTATGATGGCATCCGGCTTACTCGATGACTGTAAAATTATAATCGGAGCACATTTATTCCCAACATTTAAAGTCGGACATATCGGCTACCGTGCTGGGGCTGCAATGGCAGGCCGCTCATTTTTCAAACTGGTTGTCCATGGTACAGGAGGGCATGGTTCTTCCCCTCACCTGGCAAATGATGCGATTGTTGCAGCCTCAAATTTTGTAACGACAGTACAAACGGTTATTAGTAGACGGTTAAACCCGTATGATATGGGTGTTGTCACAATCGGTTCCTTTGATGGAAAAGGCACGTTCAATGTTATTAAAGATGCGGTAACACTTGAAGGTGATGTGCGTTATATGAACGACACTGTTCACGCTACGATTGAAAAGGAAATCAAACGGTTAGTAGACGGTTTAGAAGTCCAGTTTGGTGTTACTTGCATGCTCACTTACGAAAAGGATTATCCACCGTTAGTTAACGATAAGGACCTGACAAACTTTGTCGTTGAAACATTGGAAGCTTCGGAACAGGAAGAAATCATTGTGATTGAAGAAGCACCGTTGTTTTCAGGGTCAGAGGATTTTGCGTATTATGCACTCGCAAAGCCGTCCACTTTTTATTATATTGGCTGCCAACCAACGTACTTAGATGTACCTTATATGAACCATCATCCAAAGTTCGATATTGATGAACGGGCATTATTAGTTGCAGCAAAAGCTGGTGCAGAAGTCGTTGCTAAATATTGCTTAAAATAA
- a CDS encoding aminotransferase-like domain-containing protein, which yields MQYSDSILKTPSSFIRNILKVTDAYDVISFAGGLPNPISFPIDELKQSVNDAIDANGAKVFQYSTTQGYLPLRQYIADKLNNKQSNLNYTAEDVLITTGSQQALELISKVLLNKGDGVVIEEPGYLGAIQAFTLREPSFYGVTLETEGLNVEQFKDALKQPNVKMVYTVPNFQNPTGLTYTKERREEVFEAVKDQDVIFIEDDPYGELRFTGEHLPYIAAGKMTNSVVLGSFSKTVTPGMRLGYILTKNHELLNHVETAKQATDLHTNIFAQYILHQYLTNNEYEAHVEKIIALYKTQADAMLAAMEKYFPPYVKYTKPEGGMFVWVTLPEGVNALDKFTEAMEKKVAFVPGNPFYTDKESVNTLRLNYTNATPETIEEGIKRLAEIL from the coding sequence ATGCAATATTCTGATAGTATTTTAAAAACACCGTCATCATTCATCCGCAATATTTTAAAGGTAACGGATGCGTATGACGTCATTTCATTTGCGGGAGGCTTGCCAAATCCAATCTCATTTCCAATTGATGAGTTAAAACAGTCGGTAAATGATGCGATTGATGCGAATGGTGCAAAGGTATTCCAATATTCTACGACACAAGGCTATTTGCCGCTACGTCAGTATATTGCAGACAAGCTTAATAACAAGCAATCGAATTTAAATTATACAGCAGAGGATGTCCTTATTACGACAGGATCCCAGCAAGCATTGGAGCTAATTTCCAAAGTTTTGCTGAACAAAGGGGACGGCGTTGTTATTGAAGAGCCAGGCTATTTAGGCGCGATCCAGGCTTTTACATTACGTGAACCAAGTTTCTACGGTGTCACACTGGAAACAGAAGGGCTGAATGTTGAACAGTTTAAGGATGCGCTAAAACAGCCAAATGTGAAAATGGTATACACAGTACCAAATTTCCAAAATCCTACTGGGTTAACGTATACGAAAGAGCGCCGTGAAGAAGTGTTTGAGGCGGTAAAAGATCAAGATGTCATTTTTATCGAGGACGATCCATATGGCGAGCTTCGTTTTACTGGTGAACACTTGCCGTATATCGCAGCAGGGAAGATGACGAACAGTGTCGTATTAGGTTCGTTTTCAAAAACGGTTACACCAGGTATGCGCCTAGGTTATATTTTGACGAAAAACCATGAACTACTAAATCATGTCGAAACTGCGAAGCAGGCAACGGATTTACATACTAATATTTTTGCACAATATATTTTGCACCAGTATTTAACGAATAATGAATATGAAGCGCATGTTGAAAAAATTATAGCGCTATACAAAACACAAGCAGATGCAATGCTGGCGGCAATGGAAAAATATTTCCCACCATATGTGAAATATACAAAACCTGAAGGCGGTATGTTCGTGTGGGTCACACTTCCGGAAGGAGTAAATGCGCTTGATAAGTTTACGGAGGCGATGGAGAAAAAAGTGGCATTCGTGCCGGGAAATCCATTTTACACGGATAAAGAATCAGTTAACACACTACGCTTGAACTATACAAATGCAACACCGGAAACGATCGAAGAGGGTATTAAACGTTTAGCAGAAATATTATAA